One part of the Alosa alosa isolate M-15738 ecotype Scorff River chromosome 4, AALO_Geno_1.1, whole genome shotgun sequence genome encodes these proteins:
- the pfdn4 gene encoding prefoldin subunit 4 produces MAATMKKGVAVEDVNVTFEDQQKINKFARNTNRMTELKDEIEAKKKSLQNLEDASDDLMMCEDDSLLIPYQIGDVFISHSQEETQEMLETAKEGLKEEVKVLEGRVSSIQEVLGGLKVQLYAKFGNNINLEADES; encoded by the exons gcTGTAGAGGACGTCAATGTAACTTTTGAAGATCAGCAGAAGATAAATAAGTTTGCCAGAAACACCAATCGAATGACTGAACTTAAAGATGAAATAGAGGCTAAAAAG AAATCACTTCAGAATCTGGAGGATGCCAGTGATGACCTCATGATGTGTGAAGATGACTCATTGTTAATTCCATACCAAATTGGTGATGTCTTCATCAGTCACTCTCAAGAGGAAACACAGGAGATGTTAGAGACTGCAAAG GAGGGCCTGAAAGAAGAGGTCAAGGTTCTGGAGGGGAGGGTGTCGTCCATACAAGAAGTTCTTGGAGGCTTAAAGGTTCAGCTCTATGCCAAGTTTGGAAACAACATCAACCTGGAAGCTGATGAGAGCTGA